The following are from one region of the Salvia splendens isolate huo1 chromosome 2, SspV2, whole genome shotgun sequence genome:
- the LOC121761665 gene encoding peptidyl-prolyl cis-trans isomerase CYP18-1-like, whose protein sequence is MSVTLHTNLGDIKCEIFCDEVPRTAENFLALAASGYYDGTIFHRNIKGFMIQGGDPTNTGKGGTSIWGKKFNDEIRESLKHTARGILSMANSGPNTNGSQFFITYGKQPHLNGLYTIFGKVIHGFEVLDIMEKAPTGPGDKPLMEIRTNRVTIHANPLAG, encoded by the exons ATG TCAGTGACGCTTCACACGAATTTGGGCGACATCAAGTGCGAAATCTTCTGCGACGAGGTCCCAAGGACAGCTGAG AATTTTCTGGCGTTAGCTGCAAGTGGTTATTATGATGGAACCATATTTCACAGAAATATTAAGGGTTTCATGATACAAGGTGGTGATCCAACCAATACTGGCAAGGGTGGTACAAGTATATGGGGTAAAAAGTTCAATGATGAGATAAGAGAGTCTTTGAAG CACACTGCTCGAGGTATCTTATCCATGGCAAACAGTGGGCCTAATACTAACGGAAGCCAGTTCTTCATAACCTATGGCAAGCAACCTCATCTCAATGGACTCTATACCATCTTTGGGAAAGTGATTCATGGTTTTGAAGTGCTTGATATAATGGAAAAG GCTCCAACAGGTCCGGGGGATAAACCTCTCATGGAAATCAGGACCAACCGTGTAACAATTCACGCCAACCCACTTGCTGGTTaa
- the LOC121759720 gene encoding fasciclin-like arabinogalactan protein 10: MAASLALALIALLSAAISATNITEILSGYPEYSEFNDLLTKTKLADEINSREPVTVCALPNGALSSVTSKHPLSVVKNVLALHVLLDYFDGPKLHKISEGSVLSTTLYQTTGNAAGQLGFVNITDVKGGKVAFGSGLPGSPLDSTFTKSVKQFPYNLSVIEISQAIAPAAVLSAAAPSDLNITALLEKAGCKTFASLIVSTGVVKVYASAAGKGLTVFAPNDEAFKAADAPDLTKLTNAEVVSLLQYHALAAYSPVGTLKQTKGRISTLATNGAGKYDLGVKTAGDSVSLVTGVDDSRIASTVIDSTPLCIFTVDSLLLPVELFGKAPSPAPGPAPETSPSPSPAEAPTPASSPEPASAPSPFKSPPAPPTNSPDGAPSEGPTADSKNSSSDNSGASFEAPPAVVKVLLTVAFLVFGCILTS, translated from the coding sequence ATGGCCGCCTCTCTCGCCCTCGCGTTAATCGCCCTCCTCTCCGCCGCCATTTCCGCCACCAACATCACCGAAATCCTGTCCGGCTACCCCGAGTACAGCGAGTTCAACGACCTCCTGACGAAGACGAAACTCGCCGATGAGATCAACAGCCGCGAGCCCGTGACCGTGTGCGCCCTTCCCAACGGCGCCCTCTCCTCTGTCACCTCCAAACACCCCCTCAGCGTCGTCAAAAACGTCCTCGCCCTCCACGTCCTCCTCGACTACTTCGACGGCCCCAAACTCCACAAAATCTCCGAAGGCTCCGTCCTCTCCACCACCCTCTACCAGACCACCGGCAATGCCGCCGGCCAGCTCGGCTTCGTCAACATCACCGACGTCAAAGGCGGCAAGGTCGCCTTCGGATCCGGCCTCCCCGGCTCCCCTCTCGACTCCACATTCACCAAATCCGTCAAACAATTCCCCTACAACCTCTCAGTCATCGAGATCAGCCAGGCAATCGCCCCTGCCGCCgtcctctccgccgccgcccccTCCGACCTCAACATCACCGCACTGCTCGAGAAGGCAGGCTGCAAAACATTCGCCTCTCTCATTGTTTCAACCGGAGTGGTCAAAGTTTACGCCTCCGCCGCGGGGAAGGGTTTGACCGTTTTTGCCCCCAACGATGAGGCGTTTAAGGCGGCGGACGCGCCGGATCTGACCAAACTCACCAATGCGGAGGTCGTTTCTCTCCTCCAGTACCACGCGCTCGCCGCATACAGCCCCGTCGGAACTCTCAAGCAGACCAAAGGGAGGATCTCCACTCTCGCCACCAATGGCGCCGGGAAATACGACCTCGGCGTTAAAACCGCCGGCGATTCGGTCAGTCTCGTCACCGGAGTCGACGATTCCAGGATTGCTTCCACCGTCATTGATTCCACTCCTCTCTGCATTTTCACCGTCGACAGTTTGCTCCTCCCCGTCGAGCTCTTCGGGAAAGCTCCTTCTCCGGCGCCGGGACCGGCACCAGAGAcatctccatctccttctccGGCGGAGGCTCCTACCCCTGCCTCCTCTCCGGAGCCTGCTTCCGCGCCGTCGCCGTTCAAGTCTCCACCGGCGCCGCCGACCAACTCGCCTGACGGAGCGCCGTCGGAAGGACCGACGGCGGACTCGAAGAACAGCTCTTCCGACAATTCCGGCGCCTCGTTTGAAGCTCCGCCGGCGGTGGTGAAGGTGCTGCTCACAGTGGCATTTTTGGTATTTGGTTGCATTTTGACGTCCTAA
- the LOC121759701 gene encoding phenolic glucoside malonyltransferase 1-like codes for MTATTKTLSVLRRCTVAPASDAAEQRLPLTYFDMLWLYFHPIERLFFYKHPCSAADLTETIAPHLLSSLSQTLRHYLPLAGNLFHPLDSGMPDLRYFSGDLVAVTFAESNGDPADFDYLSGNQPREADDFHLFVPKLPESVTDSESGCRKFPLLAIQVTHFPEIGIVIGVTNHHVAGDASSIVGFLKAWSSTAKLGGEAEFAPPFYDRSVLKDPTGRREIYWNQMQSLKFGESKPGGILPTNKVRATFILQKTDIEKLKKVVMEREPDSNSIHISSFTVTIAYFWSCVDRSTAEAGEEEIGDEDAEFFGFAVDARSRTDPPQPAAYFGNCVGFVVAESRHGVIRGEEGFQAAAKVVGEVIRDKVNKKGELLSDADEWLVKFAPVLRSRAFGVAGSPKFDVYGVDFGWGKAVKYEAVSIDGDPNLSLSLCRSRDFERGLELGISMSKRAVDAFATAFYHGLKAL; via the coding sequence ATGACGGCGACCACCAAAACCCTCTCCGTCCTCCGCCGCTGCACCGTTGCTCCAGCCAGCGACGCGGCGGAGCAGCGCCTCCCTCTCACTTACTTCGACATGCTCTGGCTCTACTTCCACCCTATCGAGCGCCTCTTCTTCTACAAACACCCTTGCTCCGCCGCCGATTTAACAGAAACCATCGCCCCACACCTCCTGAGCTCCCTCTCCCAAACGCTCCGCCACTACCTCCCTCTCGCCGGCAACTTATTCCACCCCCTCGATTCCGGCATGCCGGATCTGCGCTACTTCTCCGGCGATTTAGTCGCTGTCACTTTTGCTGAATCGAATGGAGATCCTGCTGATTTTGATTATCTCTCCGGAAATCAGCCGCGGGAAGCGGATGATTTCCACCTCTTCGTGCCTAAGCTGCCGGAATCCGTTACTGATTCCGAATCCGGATGTAGAAAATTTCCTTTACTTGCTATCCAAGTCACGCATTTTCCGGAGATCGGGATAGTTATCGGCGTAACTAACCACCACGTCGCCGGAGATGCGAGCTCCATCGTCGGATTCCTCAAAGCGTGGAGCTCAACAGCGAAACTCGGCGGAGAAGCCGAATTCGCTCCTCCGTTTTACGACCGATCGGTGCTTAAAGATCCGACGGGGAGAAGGGAGATATATTGGAACCAAATGCAATCGTTAAAGTTCGGCGAATCAAAGCCAGGAGGAATCCTCCCTACCAATAAAGTCAGAGCAACGTTCATTTTGCAGAAAACCGACATCGAGAAGCTGAAGAAGGTGGTGATGGAGAGGGAACCGGATTCCAATTCCATCCACATCTCGTCGTTCACGGTGACGATAGCCTATTTCTGGTCGTGCGTCGACCGATCCACGGCGGAGGCAGGGGAGGAGGAGATCGGCGACGAAGATGCCGAATTCTTCGGATTCGCGGTGGACGCGCGGAGCAGGACAGATCCGCCGCAGCCGGCGGCGTATTTCGGTAACTGCGTGGGGTTCGTGGTGGCGGAGTCGAGGCATGGGGTGATAAGAGGGGAGGAGGGGTTCCAGGCGGCGGCGAAGGTGGTGGGGGAGGTGATTAGGGATAAGGTGAATAAGAAGGGGGAGCTGCTGAGCGACGCGGACGAGTGGCTGGTGAAATTCGCGCCGGTGTTGAGGAGTCGGGCGTTCGGGGTGGCGGGATCGCCCAAGTTCGACGTGTACGGCGTGGATTTCGGGTGGGGGAAGGCGGTCAAGTATGAGGCAGTGTCCATTGATGGGGATCCCAATCTCTCCCTCTCGCTCTGCAGATCTAGGGATTTTGAGAGAGGCCTCGAATTGGGGATTTCGATGTCCAAGAGAGCCGTGGATGCCTTTGCAACTGCCTTCTATCATGGATTGAAGGCCCTGtag
- the LOC121784765 gene encoding ankyrin repeat and zinc finger domain-containing protein 1-like, translating into MASDAAAADKAAKPLPRKQNKPDQTRRHRSIFEVPPDFFDSCRLFNSTSSDFETSPDDGVEESKSEKEVSENSNHDGNSNSSGKIMQRWSCNTCKAEFESLQDQRYHFKSDLHRFNIKLSIAGKSIINEEDFDEASANSLSKDYDVSSISGSDDEDERDTSLLGDRKREFGGLSKRKICIKLKDGEIVSVLKCLFLDDSDSISYDTDKPHFMDGAGVVYLTPREVIEKLRYIVHEPRDNSRLRIVLLARGGHFAGCVFDGNSLVAHKTFHRYVVRAKAGKKQSLKDAGGQAIHSAGASLRRYNELGLKKDIQELLTLWKPHFAVASSIFIYAPSNNRQLLFDGEKPYFICQERAIRNIPLTVRRPTLKEARRIYSLLVQVSSEIIEETTPDTKEESLSSVKSGNHNYTESSGLKSKQNSEGTKVAEASSLVTQMDGLSVSFESKDMLNAVGISTLLHEAAKSGNVQKVLELLEQGLDPCIKDERGQTPYMLATDKEVRNMFRRFMASNMEKWDWHAAKVPSPLTKEMEESQAAKQAEKDAKRKAKAKELKKVKKAKEKKAQAEAAESSNNSSKPGNPGSSLLTKKGQSHSSGSATSKEEVLKRNQDAEREKRAAAAERRIAALKAQESTPVAAPSNLQSNNSSGSDVLCSCCFVSLAGIVPFHRYHYKYCSTPCMHMHREILEDV; encoded by the exons ATGGCTAGCGACGCCGCCGCCGCTGATAAGGCGGCGAAACCGCTTCCGCGGAAGCAAAACAAGCCGGACCAGACGAGGCGGCACCGTTCGATATTTGAAGTGCCGCCGGACTTCTTCGATTCCTGCCGCCTCTTCAACTCCACCTCCTCGGATTTTGAAACTTCGCCTGACGATGGCGTTGAAGAATCGAAATCGGAAAAAGAAGTTTCCGAGAACAGCAATCATGATGGAAATTCTAATAGCAGTGGTAAAATTATGCAGAGATGGTCTTGCAATACGTGTAAGGCGGAGTTTGAGTCTCTCCAAGACCAGCGCTACCACTTCAAATCCGACCTGCACCGTTTCAAT ATAAAGCTAAGCATTGCTGGAAAGAGCATTATTAATGAGGAAGATTTTGATGAAGCAAGTGCAAATTCATTGTCTAAAGACTATGATGTGTCAAGTATTTCTGGATCAGATGACGAGGACGAGAGAGACACCAGTCTTCTTGGTGACAGGAAACGTGAATTCGGTGGACTATCAAAACGTAAAATCTGTATAAAACTTAAAGATGGAGAGATAGTTTCAGTCTTGAAATGCTTATTTCTTGATGACTCTGATAGTATTTCATATGACACTGATAAGCCCCATTTCATGGATGGGGCTGGAGTTGTATATTTGACCCCAAGAGAAGTGATTGAAAAGCTGAGATACATAGTTCATGAACCTAGAGATAACTCCAGATTGAGGATTGTTTTACTTGCAAGGGGTGGGCACTTTGCTGGGTGTGTATTTGATGGGAATTCGCTTGTGGCTCATAAGACTTTTCACAG ATATGTTGTGAGGGCAAAGGCTGGTAAAAAACAATCATTAAAAGACGCAGGTGGACAAGCTATTCATTCTGCTGGTGCTTCACTTCGTCGCTATAATGAGCTCGGTCTCAAAAAG GATATCCAAGAACTACTTACTTTATGGAAGCCTCATTTTGCCGTGGCCTCCTCCATCTTTATTTATGCTCCTTCTAATAACCGTCAACTACTTTTTGATGGAGAAAAACCTTATTTCATTTGTCAAGAACGTGCAATAAGAAATATTCCATTGACAGTTAGGAGGCCAACCTTGAAGGAAGCTAGGCGAATATACAGCTTGCTTGTACAAGTTTCCTCTGAGATCATTGAGGAAACAACCCCTGATACAAAAGAGGAATCATTATCTAGTGTAAAGAGTGGAAACCACAACTATACTGAATCCAGTGGATTGAAGTCCAAACAAAATTCAGAGGGTACAAAAGTTGCTGAAGCCAGTTCCTTAGTTACTCAAATGGATGGTTTGTCTGTTTCATTTGAGTCCAAAGATATGCTAAATGCTGTTGGCATATCAACACTTTTGCATGAAGCTGCAAAGTCTGGAAATGTTCAAAAAGTTCTGGAACTCCTAGAGCAGGGTTTAGATCCTTGCATTAAAGATGAGAGGGGCCAAACGCCATATATGCTTGCCACTGACAAGGAGGTTAGAAATATGTTCAGACGCTTCATGGCATCAAACATGGAAAAATGGGACTGGCATGCTGCAAAAGTTCCCAGCCCTTTGACAAAAGAGATGGAGGAATCTCAAGCAGCTAAGCAG GCAGAAAAAGATGCCAAGAGGAAAGCCAAAGCGAAAGAGTTAAAGAAAGTTAAGAAAGCGAAAGAAAAGAAGGCCCAg GCTGAAGCTGCTGAATCCAGCAATAACTCGTCTAAGCCCGGTAATCCAGGAAGTTCTTTATTAACTAAGAAAGGCCAGTCTCACTCTAGCGGTTCAGCGACATCAAAAGAG GAGGTGCTCAAAAGAAATCAAGATGCGGAGAGGGAAAAGAGAGCTGCTGCCGCAGAGAGGCGAATCGCAGCATTAAAAGCTCAAGAATCTACACCAGTTGCTGCTCCCAGTAATCTGCAGTCAAATAATTCAAGTGGAAGTGATGTTTTATGTTCATGCTGCTTTGTGTCATTGGCTGGTATAGTACCCTTTCATCGATACCATTACAAATACTGCAGCACTCCATGCATGCATATGCATAGAGAGATCCTTGAAGATGTATGA